The following are encoded together in the Streptomyces sp. NBC_01465 genome:
- a CDS encoding sensor histidine kinase, whose translation MPEMPAATALLRRYAGSPFALDVLTALSCFALMVLDVPGLAAADNSLSGFTATVVLAAGSAALLLRRRVPWVTYFVALVLLAWLHELTLIQFALYSLGRFRGRWAGIAGTVVYVALAYALFTTPGWPDHRGDTLSSFLSLVVPIGVLASSVGIAAYRQDLVRELEAQRAETVALQAVQEERQSVARDVHDLVGRELTMLTVRSEVLAVRSRGTDHEADFEELSETARRAHLLLNEIIVRRADERRGATPGLDGLPALAAQSGRAGSPVRLTVTEEARTLSPLRQAAFHRVVQECLTNAAKHAPGEQVTVTVTATRAEISNALPASAPSRAPVSTGTGMLSMEERMSSVGGTLSAGREDGTYRVVARIPS comes from the coding sequence ATGCCCGAGATGCCCGCCGCCACCGCGCTCCTGCGCCGGTACGCGGGCAGCCCCTTCGCGCTCGACGTCCTCACCGCGCTGAGCTGCTTCGCCCTGATGGTCCTGGACGTCCCCGGTCTCGCGGCCGCGGACAACTCCCTCTCCGGCTTCACGGCGACCGTCGTCCTGGCGGCAGGTTCCGCCGCCCTGCTGCTGCGGCGCCGGGTGCCCTGGGTGACGTACTTCGTCGCCCTGGTCCTCCTGGCCTGGCTGCACGAGCTGACCCTGATCCAGTTCGCGCTCTACTCCCTGGGCCGATTCCGCGGCCGCTGGGCCGGCATCGCGGGGACGGTCGTCTACGTCGCGCTGGCGTACGCGCTGTTCACCACACCCGGCTGGCCCGACCACCGCGGCGACACCCTCAGCTCGTTCCTCAGCCTCGTCGTCCCCATCGGCGTCCTCGCCTCCAGCGTCGGCATCGCCGCCTACCGCCAGGACCTCGTCCGCGAACTGGAGGCCCAGCGCGCCGAGACCGTGGCCCTCCAGGCGGTCCAGGAGGAGCGCCAGTCGGTCGCTCGCGACGTCCACGACCTGGTCGGACGCGAACTGACCATGCTGACCGTGCGCTCCGAAGTCCTGGCCGTACGCTCCCGGGGCACCGACCACGAGGCCGACTTCGAGGAACTCTCCGAGACGGCCCGCCGCGCCCATCTCCTCCTCAACGAGATCATCGTCCGCCGCGCCGACGAGCGGCGCGGCGCGACCCCCGGCCTCGACGGCCTCCCCGCCCTGGCCGCGCAGAGCGGACGGGCGGGCAGCCCCGTGCGCCTCACCGTCACCGAGGAGGCCAGGACCCTCTCGCCGCTGCGCCAGGCCGCGTTCCACCGGGTGGTCCAGGAGTGCCTGACGAACGCGGCCAAACACGCCCCCGGCGAGCAGGTCACCGTCACGGTCACCGCGACCCGCGCCGAGATCAGCAACGCCCTGCCGGCCTCGGCCCCCTCCCGCGCCCCCGTCTCCACGGGCACCGGAATGCTCTCCATGGAGGAGCGGATGAGCAGCGTGGGCGGCACGCTCAGCGCGGGCCGCGAAGACGGTACGTACCGCGTCGTGGCCCGCATCCCTTCCTGA